The following coding sequences lie in one Anoplopoma fimbria isolate UVic2021 breed Golden Eagle Sablefish unplaced genomic scaffold, Afim_UVic_2022 Un_contig_7523_pilon_pilon, whole genome shotgun sequence genomic window:
- the LOC129115521 gene encoding uncharacterized protein LOC129115521, with amino-acid sequence MLFKVQYHGKKKYIKLNGASHSEFLKEAKVKFSISTETDIYVLDDTGTEVDEEVFTDILEEKRTSCGRLLMFFQSLLVKRVLEQKPGGEKILKEYAMRGEIKDRTRRELVNIIVADMVEKYGRAPPKDKRTQYAWGIVTLFPSLKDPYSKKGYVLQDFDLLFRAETSSKLLEKWGTLLKVKVIQQAKNLSKTPLLDYLIQSAEENPDEDDEVPGWDSDMASLLLLVYLLPPPPSGKKGAVKISIREAVDRVVKFHKSSRSLQEHSGPDQRRQPYILAVGTARNSIHQYYIAMDNGLLPCNARSSLSAFDELFKAHYVFGVSYDQALNSMFTFVQTTIYNIDIGLSHETPRVKDLRAKLLN; translated from the exons ATGCTGTTCAAAGTGCAATACCACGGAAAGAAGAAGTACATTAAACTTAATGGAGCCTCACATTCAGAATTTCTCAAAGAGG CTAAAGTGAAGTTCAGCATCTCCACTGAGACAGACATATATGTGCTGGATGACACTGGAACAGAGGTCGATGAAGAGGTCTTCACCGACATCCTGGAGGAAAAACGGACATCCTGTGGACGATTGTTGATGTTCTTTCAGTCTCTG CTTGTCAAGAGAGTTCTGGAACAAAAGCCTGGAGGGGAGAAGATACTTAAAGAATATGCCATGAGAGGAGAGATTAAGGACCGGACACGCCGTGAACTTGTCAACATCATTGTTGCTGATATGGTGGAAAAGTATGg ACGTGCTCCACCAAAGGACAAAAGAACACAGTATGCATGGGGGATTGTAACACTGTTTCCTTCTCTAAAAGACCCCTACTCCAAAAAAGGCTAT GTCTTGCAGGACTTTGACCTGTTGTTTAGAGCTGAGACTTCTTCAAAACTTCTTGAGAAATGGGGAACACTCCTGAAGGTAAAAGTAATACAGCAAGCCAAAAACCTCAGCAAGACACCCCTTCTTGACTACCTCATTCAGTCTGCAGAGGAGAACcctgatgaggatgatgaagtgCCAG GTTGGGATAGTGACATGGCTTCACTTCTCCTGCTGGTCTACCTCCTGCCACCACCTCCAAGTGGAAAGAAGGGAGCTGTCAAAATCAGCATCCGGGAAGCTGTGGATCGTGTTGTGAAGTTTCACAAG TCAAGTCGCAGCCTTCAGGAACACTCTGGTCCAGACCAGCGGAGGCAGCCCTACATCCTGGCAGTTGGGACGGCAAGAAACAGCATCCATCAGTACTACATTGCGATGGATAATGGGCTCCTTCCCTGCAATGCCAGGTCTTCCCTCTCAGCCTTTGATGAACTTTTCAAGGCACATTATGTGTTTGGTGTCTCCTATGACCAGGCCTTAAAcagcatgtttacatttgtgCAGACCACCATCTACAACATTGACATCGGGCTCTCTCACGAAACTCCCAGAGTCAAGGACCTCAGGGCAAAGCTCCTCAACTGA
- the LOC129115526 gene encoding uncharacterized protein LOC129115526 isoform X2 has product MGFVINIDTLMGMIPQLLEEQQYVLTYRFSQDHLELLFNSIRASGGWNNNPTAGQFQGIFRKLMYRCGVKPVDSGNVRGQDATVTLSAEHYTRVSLSAAEMSSADAATAEELVSPFLNISALVGDHSYLPTRFGGLVDNALVYIAGFVVRCIFRSLSCDVCRASLVTDAVAVPFDQSYHLLELRNNGGLMIPSKGTVKVVRAAERAIRQHSPGKAPDEVVVAHFVREEIGTEDVFALGSHVQESQFGIDNHLSLLLSLVVSVFMRIRLHHIAKLTSLTWQRGNSRKKLGKTILFQGF; this is encoded by the exons ATGGGGTTCGTTATAAACATTGACACTCTGATGGGGATGATTCCTCAACTCCTGGAAGAGCAACAATATGTCCTGACCTACCGCTTCAGCCAGGATCATTTGGAGCTTCTCTTCAATTCTATCAGAGCATCAG GAGGCTGGAATAACAACCCAACTGCTGGACAGTTCCAGGGTATCTTCCGCAAGCTCATGTATAGATGTGGTGTCAAGCCTGTGGATTCTGGCAACGTGAGAGGACAGGATGCCACTGTCACCCTGTCAGCTGAGCACTACACCAGAGTCTCCCTTTCCGCTGCTGAGATGTCCTCTGCAGATGCCGCCACTGCTGAAGAGCTGGTTTCTCCATTCCTGAACATTTCGGCCCTTGTAGGGGACCACAGCTACCTCCCGACTCGCTTTGGTGGTCTAGTAGACAACGCACTGGTCTACATTGCTGGGTTCGTTGTCCGGTGTATTTTTCGCAGCCTGTCCTGTGATGTGTGCCGTGCCAGCCTGGTGACAGATGCTGTAGCTGTCCCATTTGACCAGAGCTACCATCTGCTGGAACTTCGTAACAACGGTGGGCTGATGATTCCTTCAAAAGGAACTGTAAAG GTGGTGAGAGCTGCGGAGAGGGCCATTCGTCAACACTCTCCAGGGAAAGCCCCTGATGAGGTTGTTGTAGCCCACTTTGTCAGAGAGGAAATCGGGACAGAGGACGTCTTTGCACTGGGGAGCCATGTCCAAGAAAGCCAGTTTGGCATCGACAATCAcctgtccctcctcctgtcGCTGGTTGTCTCTGTCTTTATGCGAATACGGCTGCATCATATCGCCAAATTAACCTCGCTTACCTGGCAGAGAGGAAATTCCCGAAAAAAACTCGGAAAAACCATCCTGTTTCAAGGATTTTGA
- the LOC129115526 gene encoding uncharacterized protein LOC129115526 isoform X1, protein MLSSPVLGLISFLLYHSCLLYSYKENTIYTTRFKYLKGLYVAVCFSLGGWNNNPTAGQFQGIFRKLMYRCGVKPVDSGNVRGQDATVTLSAEHYTRVSLSAAEMSSADAATAEELVSPFLNISALVGDHSYLPTRFGGLVDNALVYIAGFVVRCIFRSLSCDVCRASLVTDAVAVPFDQSYHLLELRNNGGLMIPSKGTVKVVRAAERAIRQHSPGKAPDEVVVAHFVREEIGTEDVFALGSHVQESQFGIDNHLSLLLSLVVSVFMRIRLHHIAKLTSLTWQRGNSRKKLGKTILFQGF, encoded by the exons ATGTTAAGTAGCCCTGTGTTGGGTTTGATATCCTTCCTACTCTACCACTCATGTCTCCTCTATTCATATAAGGAAAACACGATTTACACGACACgatttaaatatcttaaagggttgtatgttgctgtttgtttctcATTAGGAGGCTGGAATAACAACCCAACTGCTGGACAGTTCCAGGGTATCTTCCGCAAGCTCATGTATAGATGTGGTGTCAAGCCTGTGGATTCTGGCAACGTGAGAGGACAGGATGCCACTGTCACCCTGTCAGCTGAGCACTACACCAGAGTCTCCCTTTCCGCTGCTGAGATGTCCTCTGCAGATGCCGCCACTGCTGAAGAGCTGGTTTCTCCATTCCTGAACATTTCGGCCCTTGTAGGGGACCACAGCTACCTCCCGACTCGCTTTGGTGGTCTAGTAGACAACGCACTGGTCTACATTGCTGGGTTCGTTGTCCGGTGTATTTTTCGCAGCCTGTCCTGTGATGTGTGCCGTGCCAGCCTGGTGACAGATGCTGTAGCTGTCCCATTTGACCAGAGCTACCATCTGCTGGAACTTCGTAACAACGGTGGGCTGATGATTCCTTCAAAAGGAACTGTAAAG GTGGTGAGAGCTGCGGAGAGGGCCATTCGTCAACACTCTCCAGGGAAAGCCCCTGATGAGGTTGTTGTAGCCCACTTTGTCAGAGAGGAAATCGGGACAGAGGACGTCTTTGCACTGGGGAGCCATGTCCAAGAAAGCCAGTTTGGCATCGACAATCAcctgtccctcctcctgtcGCTGGTTGTCTCTGTCTTTATGCGAATACGGCTGCATCATATCGCCAAATTAACCTCGCTTACCTGGCAGAGAGGAAATTCCCGAAAAAAACTCGGAAAAACCATCCTGTTTCAAGGATTTTGA